The genomic interval TTACCCTTTAAAGAAGTTAAACGTTCTTAAAGGATCGGCTATGTTATATGTTGATTTTTATCAACAATATTGTTTAACACAGCCAAAGTATAAAGAAAACCCGCTTCAATAATGAACATGATTTGTTCATTTCTCAGCAGGTTATATTTTTGAAATCATTGAAAAGAATCAATCTATGACTTATTTTTTCAAATCATATATCTCATATAAACTATCAAGCATTAAATTCGCTGATTTATAACCAGCACCTGCGCTCCAATACACTTCATCAACTTGGTACACTTTGTCGTTTTTCACAGCATCAAGTTCTTTCCAAAGTGGATGGCCTGTCCACTCTTTATAATTCTTCTCAACAAGTTCCGTATCTTTAGATGCATTGAAATTAAAAATTGTATCTGCATTTAAATCTGGAATACGTTCCTTAGATGTAATTTTTTCTCCCCACTCTTCTGAATCATGCCCTTTTGGACGCTCAAAACCTAATTCATTTAAAATAGAACCTGCATAACTATTGTAATAAACACGCATATGATCTGAACGGAAGTTTGTAATAGCTGCTGTAATTGGTAAACTGTCGCCCATTTGCTCTTTAAAATCTTTTACTCGATTATCCCACTCAGCCACTAATTCTTTTTCTTTATCTTGTTTATTCATCGCATCAGCCATTAAATGCAGTGTATCTTTCCATTCATAAATCGTATCATCCATAATTGTTGGAGCGATTTTAGAAAGTTGCGGATAAATTTTCTCATGACGATAGATAGAAGCAATAATCAAATCTGGTTTCAATTTAGCAATTTCCTCTAAATTCGGTTGCAGTTCTTGACCAACAATTGTCGTACCTTCTAAATCAGTTCTTAAATATTCATAAATTGGTTGTTGATCCCATGATTCAACGATACCTACTGGCTTCACACCAAGTGCAACAGCTGTATCATTCGCTCCTTGATATAAAGTGACAATTCTTTTCGGCGTACCTTTTATCGTTGTTTCTCCTCCAGCATGTTTAATAACACGCTCTTCTTGAGCTGGTGCATCTTCTTTTTTCTCATCTATGCTTGACTTTTGTCCACAGCCTGTCACGATGAGCAAACATGCTACGACATATAAAAGAATAGATAATAACTTTTTGCTAGAAAACATATGTACTCCCCTTTAATTGGTAATGATAATTATTATCACTGTTAATTATACCGAGACGAACTTTAATAACCATGAACATTTACGTTTAATGTTTGGACATTTCCGTCATCATGAACTAATCCATTGATTTTATCCAACAGTAAATCATGCGATAATGATGTATAGCATGTATACAGATGCTGAGTGTCATGTAAACAATAAATAGCTCCATTTTGGACAGCCTTTAAATTTTTCCATACAGTATGAGCGTACAATGCATTCACTTGATCTTGAATAGCTTGATCCATATATTCTGTACCATCATGCTGATAAGTAGTGAGAAGAATTCGATCTGCATCAAACTCTGCTAAGTCTTCAAGCGTGATCTCCTTATAATGATCAATCTGTTCTACTCCTTTAGGGAAAGCAAGGTGTAAATCTCCATAAAGAACCGTACCTACATTCCGTTTTCCATACACACACATTTTCCCATCACCAATTCCAACAATTAAAATGTTCTCCTCTCCGATACTTTTCTTTAACTGCTTACGAATATTTTCAGCTTTTCTCTCATAATTCTCTAACCACCTTCTTGCTTCTACTTCTTTACCAACGACTTTTGCAATTGTCTGAAAATGAATGCGCCAATCTTGAAAGAAAGGAAGTGTGATTGTCGAAGCAATTTGATCATATAGTTTCTCTTTTTGAGATTTCTCAAAATCGCGAAACTCACATGTCAAAATTAAATCAGGGTTTACTGAGATCAATTTCTCCAAATTAGGCTGATAGTCACCGATTGATATCGTATGACGTAACTGATTGGAAATTGGATATGCATGATTCTTGACAGTCGCATACGGTTCAATACCAAGAGCAACTAAATGACCGGTCAGCAAATGCTTTAAGGAAGCAATTTTACTTGAATTTTTAATTCTCTCTACATAAGCAGTTGGTGAAAATCCAGTCACGGCTTTGAACTTTCGACTAAAATAAAATTCATCATTGAATCCCACGCTGTTTGCAATCGAACGCAAAGGATCTTTCGATAAAATGAGCAGCTGTTTTGCTCGATTGATGCGAACTTCCGTCAAATATTCCATTGGACTTTTTCCGATTTTACATTTAAATACTCGCGAATAATAATCTGGACTCATGCCAGAAAGTGCAGCTAGATACTCACGCGTAATATTTAAAGAAAAATGTTGTTCTATGTAATCTTGAGTACTTTTAATAGCCTGATTAACATCTCGTTTTTGCTCTTGAAAATTCGCTTTAAATAAAGCGACAAGCAATTCTTGAAAAATAATATTTCCACTCATTACATCCCATGGACTCTGACTTTGCTGTTTCTTTTGTATCTCCTCCACTCGACCGAGCAAATAATCAAAATAGCTTGTAAAAATCTCATCTGCATACTTCAAGTCTGTTGTTACATAATGACTATGATTTTTTGTCGTTTGAAGAACGAAAAACTGAAGATGATAGTAATCTATTGAATCGTCTCTATCAAAAAGAAATTCTACAGACACGTTCGGAGAAACAAGAAAAACTTGTTGCTTATGTAATGGATAGCTTCGTCCATTCATAATAATCTCCCCGCTAGCTTCTTTAAATAACAAAAGAGTAAACATGGAGGTCTTTCGAGAGAAAAGAGAGGGAACCGAGCGAACATGTTTAATATCTCCCAATTTATATAAATAGGAAGATAATTTTCCAATCAGATTTTTATTTTTATACATAGTCATCCACCTTTTATATATAATGACAATCATTCTCATTATATAATAAATAATGCCAAAATAAAATGCTATCTAAACGAATAGGCGCTCTTAATCATTGGCTATATTAAAGAACATTGTTGCTAAGACGCTTTTCAGACAATTACTTTGAGATTTCATATCTACAAATATGTAAATAAATGATTCTTTTGCTAGACGTTTATCTTCACAATTAACTATAGATCCAATTAAAGCTGTCCCATAAATCTGTTTAACAGACTTATAGGACAGCTCCTCCATTGACAAAATCTATTCCAGCTTCTCTTCGTATAATTGGAGTATATGCTTTAATTCATCGAAGCGAACAAATCGAGAAACTCTATATATTTCCTTTCCTTCCACAAACAGAAGTAAAGTCGGTGCTGAGAAAACCACATATTCGGCCGTAATTTCGGGAACATCCTCCTTAAACACATACATCCCTTTAACTTGTAAATATGATTTCAATAGCTCGCTCATCTTGAATTGAACAGATTCACATACACCGCAGTTTCCTGCCTTAACCAATAGAAGAACTGATGGACTTCCTTGGATTGTTTCCTTTATTTCATTTAAATTCATCATTTTCTGCATACAATCACCTAATTTCTTACTTCATTTAAAGAGCAAACTCCTCGATTTTACTTTGAAAAATTTGAAGGGCTTTAGATATTTCAGCGTTCTTATTCTTTACGATAGAAAAAGGTCTTTTTACTTTGTGATTTTTGATGTAGAGAGCATATAATAAATTTGTTTCTAACTCACTATTCACTGCCCATCGAGATAATAAAGCAATTCCCAATCCAGCTTTGACGGCTTCTTTTACCCCTTGATTGCTACTAAAAATAAAAGAACGTTTGATTGTTAAATTCAAATCATCAATCAATCTATCCATATACGTCCGCGTTCCCGAACCTTGTTCTCTCAAAATCCAAACTTGATTTTGAAACAACTCCTTTTCGATTAAACTTCTTTGAGATAAAGGATGTTCCTTTGGGGCAACAATAATCATGTCATCTTCCATAAACGGCTCAATAATAAGATCTTGAAAATCCGCTTTTCCCTCAATTAACCCTATATCTAATTCGTTCATTCGTACTCCATGAATGACATCATCTGTGTTTGAAATAATCGTTTGAATATCAACAAGAGGATATTGAGTCGCATACTTCGCTAATACCTTTGGAAGAATATACTCTCCGATTGTGAAACTAGCCCCTACTCGTAATTTCCCTGTTACAATATGCTGCAAATCATGAATTTCATATTTTGCTTCCTCATAATGTAATAAAATTTGCTTAGCATGTTTATATAAAATGACTCCCGCTTCGGTAAGGCTTACTTGCTTAGGTGAACGATGAATCAACTTAGCTCCTAATTCATTTTCTAAATTTTTAATATGCAAACTAACATTCGGCTGAGAAATATGCAATAGCTCTGCTGCACGAGTAAAGTTTTTTTGTTCAATGACTGTTACAAACACCTTCATTACATCTACAATCATATATAAACTCCTATCCACTCACTTCAATCATTAGTTTTTTTAATACTTACTATATTATATATATATTTAACTAATGAAAGAAAGCACTTTATAGTTTAGGTAAGAAAGTGCAAACCGTTATGTTGGAGTGATTAAAATGCAGCAGCCGTACACCGAAGAACAGCAGAAAAAAATATTCTTTTTTAGAGGGATTGGATTAACATTCGTTATTGCTCTATTTGCTAAATGTTTAGCATGGCTCCCTTTTTTCAATATGATGGGACAACTCGTGATAGCGATTTTAATAGGAATGACGTGGCAAGCTGTATTCAAAGTACCAGATGTTTTATTAGCCGGTTCGAATTTTTCGAGTAAAAAACTACTTCGTTTTGGCATTATTTTATTAGGAATGCGGCTTAATTTCGTTGATATGATAGATGCGGGCCCTAACGTTTTTATTCTTGCTGTTATTAATATTGTCCTTACTTTGATTATCGTGTATGGATTAGCTCGACTTTTTAAAGTAGATGAAAATTTAGGAATCTTAACAGCCTGCGGAACGGCCATCTGTGGAGCTGCCGCTGTTGTAGCCGTTGCTCCACAACTAAAAGCAAAAGATAATGAAATAGCCATTGCCGCTGCAACGGTAGCAATTTTAGGAACCATTTTTACAATGAGTTACACAGTACTCTATCCTATTATGCATTTAAGTTCACACGGTTATGGTATTTTTTCCGGTGCTACTTTACATGAAATTGCGCATGTCATTGCTGCAGCTGAACCTGCGGGAAAGGACGCTATCGATACCGCCATTATTGTGAAATTAACAAGAGTCGCATTGCTTGTTCCAGTAGCTATTGTCATTGGAATATGGATGAACCGTTCAAAAAATAATAAACGAGATACAACTTCATGGACACCGATTCCAATTCCATGGTTCATTTTTGGATTTTTATCTATGAGCGTGATTAATTCTTTAGGCATTATTCCGGCTTATTTAGTCCACTACATTGTTCTTCTTGCTTATACATTCATCGCAATGGCTATGGCTGGATTAGGATTAAATGTTGATATCGCCACTTTTAAAAAATTAGGCCTTAAACCTTTTAGTGCTGGATTGATTGGTTCTATTTTGCTATCAATTTTAGGATATGTACTGATGCATCTTTTGAATTTAGTTTAAGCTTTATAAACAAAAGACTACCTTCCATTTCATTCGGAAGGTAGTCTTTTTTAGCTTGTTGCCTTTTTCGTTTTGGAAGTCGATTTCACTTTTGGTGATTTCTCTGGTTTAGTTTGTTCAATGCTCTTATTTAAAGCTTCCATAATACTTATGATATTTTCCTTGTTCGGATTTATAACAGATTTTACTTGGACATCTTCTTTCTCAATTTTTGTCTCAATCAAATCAAGTAAAGCTGTTCGGTATTCATCTTTATAATCTTCGGGCACGAACGGTACCGTCAACTGATTAATAAGAGTAGTTGCTGCAATAAGTTCCTTCATTTGAATCGTTACTTGTTCTTCAGAAGGCAGGTTAGGCACTTGTTGAATCGAACGTACCTCGTCTGGATAATGAATGGTTTCAAGAATAAGTCCATGTTTATATACACGAATGATAGCTAAATGCTGTCGGCTGCGCAGTGAAATTTTTACGATACCGATTTTTCCAGTTCTCTCTAACGCTTGTCGAAGAAGGACATAGGTTCTTTCAGAGCCCTCCATTGGATTAATAAAGTACGAACGTTCAAAATAAATCGGATCAATTTCCTCTAATTGTACAAAGGAAATCAGGTCAACTGACTCCACTTCGTATTCTTGCTTTAAATTACGTAACTCTTCTTCACTGACAATAACGTATTTGTTGGCACCATATTGATAAGCCTTGACAATATCCTCAGGCTCAACCGGTCCTTCTTCGCACCCCGGAGCTACCTTTTCATATTGAATCGGCACAAGACAATCTTTATGAATGCCAATAAGCTTAACGTCTTTGTCTTCAATAGCACTGTGAAGTTTAATCCCGATATTGATCAAACCAAACGATAGATTGCCTTTCCAAACTGTATGCATGCGATCACCTATACTCTTTTTCCATTACTATGTCCTAAGACAAGAAAAACATAACCAATCATGCATCCCATTTCTCTTTTTCGCAGGCTCATCATGCTCATTGTTGAAAAACATATTGAACAGTTTATCTGAAGTTGCTGGTAATTGGCATTGTTACAGTTGGATTCCCCCATCTATTAATGAAGATTTAAGTTTTCTCCCAGGATACAAGATTTATCGGTCTCAGCATCACTTATTATAAGAACACTTCTCCGTCATTTAATTGTTGGAAAATATATTGAACAGTTTCTATATCTGAAGCTGTTGGTAATTCGAATTGTTGTTGATACGTTTCAGCACCTTTCCCTGTAATAAAAACCCAATCTCCTTCATCCACTTGATCCAAAACGTTTTTTATTGCTAAAGTACGATCAGGTATGACAGATCCGCTTTGATTTAACTTATAAAGATCTTGCTCCATATCGTCATAAGAAACACCATTTAAATCATCTAAAGTAAGAACACTATTATCACTGAATGTTTGAGAAAGATTTACCATTTCTTTACGTTTATCGGTATCCCTATTTCCTCTAAAGCCATAGATATGAAACACTCGTTTAGCCCCCTCGTCTCTGGCCGTCTGCAAGCAGTGATAGAAAGCATCGGCAGTGTGAGCATAATCAACCACAATAGTGGCTCCATTATTAGGATGCTGCATCATTTCAAACCTGCCGGGAACACCAGAGAACATTTCTAATGCCTGAATAATTTGGCTGCTAGGAAGACCCATTTTTTGAGCCGTTAAAAAAGCCATGGAGGCATTCAGAATATTGTGATATCCTAACATCTTGAGATTTAGGTTAAAACTTTGGTTCCTTTCAAAAATCAATGTAAAAACATTTGATTTTACCTTGTCAACTTTTAAATTATGGTGGCTTTCATCCCCTATGATACATATATCTTCATCCTTTAGGTTTAGAAGATTCACCAACTTTTCTCCCCAACTGTTATAATGATTAACAATCGCTTTCCCATGCGGTTTTAATTGATTAAACAATTTGGCTTTCACTAGAAAATATTCATTCATATCATGATGGTAATCAAGGTGGTCATGATCCAAATTGGTAAATAAACAGTAGTCAAACTCCACACCTTCTACTCGGTATTGTGATAGGCCATGGGACGAAACTTCCATAATAACACATTCGTCTTCACTTAACGCAAGCAGTCTCTGCAATTCAAGAGCATCAGGAGTAGTGTTTTGAGAAGGAGAAACTTGACCATTTATCACATTGTGCACCGTACCAAATACGGAACAGGTTCGGCCTAACGCTTCTAAAATATGTTTAAGCATAAAAGCAGTAGTCGTTTTACCATTTGTCCCTGTTATCCCAATTAAAATCTTCTTTCGTGAAGGATGTTCATAAAATTGACAAGCCAGTTTAGCTAAGGCTAAACGACTGTTAGATACTTTAATATAAGGAACAGGTAAATCCTTTAAGTTTTTTTCTCCCACGATTACACTAGCCCCAGCTTTTATAGCCGCTTCAATGAAATCATGACCGTCCACCCTGTAACCCGGGATTGCAACAAATACCTCATTTGGTCTTACAGCAGCTGAGTTAGTACTTATCCCCTCAATATTCATATTAGGAATAGATTTATGTGCAAGCTTTTCAACACATTCTAATAGGATGTTTAATTTCAATTCCTTCTCACTCCTGAAGTTATATAATGGTTGATGATTTTTGGGAATTCGTTGAAATTTTCCTCTTTCTATTTAAAAGAATTTACTTTATTTATAACCAATTACAAAATTCATAACCAAAAAATATGAGCTTCTTCATCGCGTAGACAGATTATTCTTTTCTTAGCTTTTTAAGCTTTAGAAAAATAAAAAATGCAGCCCAATCAACTTGGACTGCTATCCATTAAATTACTGGTCAAACTCCATCTTCCAACTAAAATACTCATTATCCGGATTTTTCTCATAGCGTAACTTCGCATCGAATTTATTGCCTTTTTTACTTGTTAATCCTTTAACCGGTGCTATGCCATTTTTCAATAGTGCCTTCACCATCGTCTTTGTAGGCTTCTTCTTCATCGTCGCTAAAAATTTATCATTTTTCCAAATGACGAATTTACAGCCATTTTTCCAATTGCTGCAGCCAAAGCCTTTTTGTCCTTCAATGACGGCATGACCACAAAGGGGGCATTTTCCTAATACTTCATTCGGCTTCCTTTCTGTCGTTACTTCATGAATCGTGATTTCTTTTTCAGTTTTGATTGTTTCAACGGCTTTTGTTGTGAAATTAAAAATAAGCTCTAAAAAATCATTTTTACTGAAGTTTCTTTTTTCAATATCGAACAGAGATTTTTCGAGGCGTCCTGTAAATTCTAGATTGAATAAGTCTTTGATTGGAAACGTTTCAACAAGCTTTCTGCCTAGCTCTGTACAAACCAAATTTTTATTTTCCATCGAAATATAGCCGACATCTTTTAGCTTCTTAATGGTTTCGGCACGTGTAGCAGGAGTACCTATACTAAAACCGCTTAAAATAGCATGCACATTTTCTTCACTTTCACCGTCACTGTCATAGTTCTTTCCACATGTCTCCATCACGCGAAGCAATGTTTTTTCAGTATGCTGCTTAGGCGGCTTTGTAACATGAGAAGTAATTTCATGCTTGATGATCTCTATAGGATCGTTCACTTGTACGAGTGGCAAAATCGTATCTTTCGATTGAACCTTCTCAACCTTTTTCCACCCTTCGACAAGCTGTACTTTTCCTTTCGAGAGAAAGATGCCTTTTAAATCTGCATTCGCAATTTTTGTTTCAATTCTCGTTTCCTCATATTCAGCAACCGGCATAAACTGCATAATAAATCGGTTTTTAATTGCCTGATATACTTGTGCTTCATCCTGAGTGAGATTTTTTGGCTTCAAGTAAGTAGGCACAATCGCACTATGGCTTTCTACTTTTGCATTATCAAAGACCCTTTTTGACTTCACAAACTTAATTTCATCTCGATATGGTAAATCTTCTGATAACGTTTCTAGCACTTTTGCTGTTTTCCCGACTAGACTTTCTTCTAAAGCGATACTCGATGTTCGTGGATAGGTAATGAACTTTTTCTCATACAACGATTGGGCGACTTTTAATACTTTATCCGATGTCCATCCTTTATATTTACTCGTAATATGTCCTTGCAAATTCGATAAATTAAATAAAAACGGTGGATATTCCTTTTTCTTCTGTACTTGCTTATCGTGTATGATTGCGGATTTGTCAGCTAACATCTGTTGAATCTCTTCCAGTGTTTCTTTACTTTTAAACTTCTCTTCTTTTCCTTCTATATATGTTCCTTCATATTCTTCATGCTTCTTTGTTTGAAAAGTAGCTTGCAGCTTAAAATAGTTTTCTGGAACAAAGCTTTCAATTTCTTTATCGCGATCATAAATAATTTTTAACGTCGGCAACAGTACGCGTCCAATATTTAACGCCTTACCCTTCCCCTTTTGATATTTTAGAGTGGCTACGGATGTTAAGTTTATTCCTATTACCCAGTCTGCCCATTGGCGGCTAACACCAGCATCTTGCAAGGGCTTCAGCTCTGAATTGAGCTTAATATTTTCTAACCCTCTCATCACTTCAGCTGGAGTCCATTCGTTTAATAATAATCGATATACCGCTTTATCTGTGCCCAAGTTATAGATGATACTATCTCCGATAACTTGTCCTTCACGGTCATAATCACAAGCTGAAATAATAGCCTCTACATCTCGTCTTTTCATTAAACTCTGAATAATCTTTAGTTGCTTTTTAGCGCCCGTATCTGGCTTTTCTCTATTCCTCGGATCACTTTTCACTTTATATTTAAAAGTTGGCGGAACAAAAGGGAAGTTCTCCATTTTCCATGTAGACATCTTCTCATCATAATCTTTTGCATCATATAGTTGAAGTAAATGGCCGAACGCCCATGTTACAATATAGCCATTCCCTTCAAAATAACCGTCTTGTCGATTTTTTATTTTCAGTGCATCTGCAATATTCTTCGATACAGATGGCTTCTCTGCAATAATTAACTTCATTGAATTAATCACCTTACATCTAAAATTTCCGAAGCACACTTGCTTAGTTTTTTATTTTATCATAGACAAGCTTATAATTGGCAGAAGATCATATAAGTGTACTTACT from Peribacillus asahii carries:
- a CDS encoding ABC transporter substrate-binding protein, giving the protein MFSSKKLLSILLYVVACLLIVTGCGQKSSIDEKKEDAPAQEERVIKHAGGETTIKGTPKRIVTLYQGANDTAVALGVKPVGIVESWDQQPIYEYLRTDLEGTTIVGQELQPNLEEIAKLKPDLIIASIYRHEKIYPQLSKIAPTIMDDTIYEWKDTLHLMADAMNKQDKEKELVAEWDNRVKDFKEQMGDSLPITAAITNFRSDHMRVYYNSYAGSILNELGFERPKGHDSEEWGEKITSKERIPDLNADTIFNFNASKDTELVEKNYKEWTGHPLWKELDAVKNDKVYQVDEVYWSAGAGYKSANLMLDSLYEIYDLKK
- a CDS encoding AraC family transcriptional regulator, which produces MYKNKNLIGKLSSYLYKLGDIKHVRSVPSLFSRKTSMFTLLLFKEASGEIIMNGRSYPLHKQQVFLVSPNVSVEFLFDRDDSIDYYHLQFFVLQTTKNHSHYVTTDLKYADEIFTSYFDYLLGRVEEIQKKQQSQSPWDVMSGNIIFQELLVALFKANFQEQKRDVNQAIKSTQDYIEQHFSLNITREYLAALSGMSPDYYSRVFKCKIGKSPMEYLTEVRINRAKQLLILSKDPLRSIANSVGFNDEFYFSRKFKAVTGFSPTAYVERIKNSSKIASLKHLLTGHLVALGIEPYATVKNHAYPISNQLRHTISIGDYQPNLEKLISVNPDLILTCEFRDFEKSQKEKLYDQIASTITLPFFQDWRIHFQTIAKVVGKEVEARRWLENYERKAENIRKQLKKSIGEENILIVGIGDGKMCVYGKRNVGTVLYGDLHLAFPKGVEQIDHYKEITLEDLAEFDADRILLTTYQHDGTEYMDQAIQDQVNALYAHTVWKNLKAVQNGAIYCLHDTQHLYTCYTSLSHDLLLDKINGLVHDDGNVQTLNVNVHGY
- a CDS encoding thioredoxin family protein, which translates into the protein MQKMMNLNEIKETIQGSPSVLLLVKAGNCGVCESVQFKMSELLKSYLQVKGMYVFKEDVPEITAEYVVFSAPTLLLFVEGKEIYRVSRFVRFDELKHILQLYEEKLE
- a CDS encoding LysR family transcriptional regulator; translated protein: MIVDVMKVFVTVIEQKNFTRAAELLHISQPNVSLHIKNLENELGAKLIHRSPKQVSLTEAGVILYKHAKQILLHYEEAKYEIHDLQHIVTGKLRVGASFTIGEYILPKVLAKYATQYPLVDIQTIISNTDDVIHGVRMNELDIGLIEGKADFQDLIIEPFMEDDMIIVAPKEHPLSQRSLIEKELFQNQVWILREQGSGTRTYMDRLIDDLNLTIKRSFIFSSNQGVKEAVKAGLGIALLSRWAVNSELETNLLYALYIKNHKVKRPFSIVKNKNAEISKALQIFQSKIEEFAL
- a CDS encoding YeiH family protein, which codes for MQQPYTEEQQKKIFFFRGIGLTFVIALFAKCLAWLPFFNMMGQLVIAILIGMTWQAVFKVPDVLLAGSNFSSKKLLRFGIILLGMRLNFVDMIDAGPNVFILAVINIVLTLIIVYGLARLFKVDENLGILTACGTAICGAAAVVAVAPQLKAKDNEIAIAAATVAILGTIFTMSYTVLYPIMHLSSHGYGIFSGATLHEIAHVIAAAEPAGKDAIDTAIIVKLTRVALLVPVAIVIGIWMNRSKNNKRDTTSWTPIPIPWFIFGFLSMSVINSLGIIPAYLVHYIVLLAYTFIAMAMAGLGLNVDIATFKKLGLKPFSAGLIGSILLSILGYVLMHLLNLV
- the ku gene encoding non-homologous end joining protein Ku; the protein is MHTVWKGNLSFGLINIGIKLHSAIEDKDVKLIGIHKDCLVPIQYEKVAPGCEEGPVEPEDIVKAYQYGANKYVIVSEEELRNLKQEYEVESVDLISFVQLEEIDPIYFERSYFINPMEGSERTYVLLRQALERTGKIGIVKISLRSRQHLAIIRVYKHGLILETIHYPDEVRSIQQVPNLPSEEQVTIQMKELIAATTLINQLTVPFVPEDYKDEYRTALLDLIETKIEKEDVQVKSVINPNKENIISIMEALNKSIEQTKPEKSPKVKSTSKTKKATS
- a CDS encoding UDP-N-acetylmuramoyl-L-alanyl-D-glutamate--2,6-diaminopimelate ligase; this encodes MKLNILLECVEKLAHKSIPNMNIEGISTNSAAVRPNEVFVAIPGYRVDGHDFIEAAIKAGASVIVGEKNLKDLPVPYIKVSNSRLALAKLACQFYEHPSRKKILIGITGTNGKTTTAFMLKHILEALGRTCSVFGTVHNVINGQVSPSQNTTPDALELQRLLALSEDECVIMEVSSHGLSQYRVEGVEFDYCLFTNLDHDHLDYHHDMNEYFLVKAKLFNQLKPHGKAIVNHYNSWGEKLVNLLNLKDEDICIIGDESHHNLKVDKVKSNVFTLIFERNQSFNLNLKMLGYHNILNASMAFLTAQKMGLPSSQIIQALEMFSGVPGRFEMMQHPNNGATIVVDYAHTADAFYHCLQTARDEGAKRVFHIYGFRGNRDTDKRKEMVNLSQTFSDNSVLTLDDLNGVSYDDMEQDLYKLNQSGSVIPDRTLAIKNVLDQVDEGDWVFITGKGAETYQQQFELPTASDIETVQYIFQQLNDGEVFL
- a CDS encoding type IA DNA topoisomerase, which translates into the protein MKLIIAEKPSVSKNIADALKIKNRQDGYFEGNGYIVTWAFGHLLQLYDAKDYDEKMSTWKMENFPFVPPTFKYKVKSDPRNREKPDTGAKKQLKIIQSLMKRRDVEAIISACDYDREGQVIGDSIIYNLGTDKAVYRLLLNEWTPAEVMRGLENIKLNSELKPLQDAGVSRQWADWVIGINLTSVATLKYQKGKGKALNIGRVLLPTLKIIYDRDKEIESFVPENYFKLQATFQTKKHEEYEGTYIEGKEEKFKSKETLEEIQQMLADKSAIIHDKQVQKKKEYPPFLFNLSNLQGHITSKYKGWTSDKVLKVAQSLYEKKFITYPRTSSIALEESLVGKTAKVLETLSEDLPYRDEIKFVKSKRVFDNAKVESHSAIVPTYLKPKNLTQDEAQVYQAIKNRFIMQFMPVAEYEETRIETKIANADLKGIFLSKGKVQLVEGWKKVEKVQSKDTILPLVQVNDPIEIIKHEITSHVTKPPKQHTEKTLLRVMETCGKNYDSDGESEENVHAILSGFSIGTPATRAETIKKLKDVGYISMENKNLVCTELGRKLVETFPIKDLFNLEFTGRLEKSLFDIEKRNFSKNDFLELIFNFTTKAVETIKTEKEITIHEVTTERKPNEVLGKCPLCGHAVIEGQKGFGCSNWKNGCKFVIWKNDKFLATMKKKPTKTMVKALLKNGIAPVKGLTSKKGNKFDAKLRYEKNPDNEYFSWKMEFDQ